From a region of the Sander lucioperca isolate FBNREF2018 chromosome 8, SLUC_FBN_1.2, whole genome shotgun sequence genome:
- the LOC116045854 gene encoding trace amine-associated receptor 13c-like: MEVEDGAQLCFPQFPNTSCRKPLSPWPQTVTIVFYSISLITVTLNLLIIISISHFRQLHTPTNILLLSLAVSDLLVGLLLMPGEIFRSTSCWYFGDFVCATHTLLSVNITSASIGDMVLISVDRYVAICDPLHYTTKVTARRVKFCVCLCWLCSVSYSLLFVKDLPTQTDIDKSCYGACLLFSDGISLFFDLLVTFIVPVTVIVALYLRIFAVAVSQARAMRSHITAVTLQHSVTPKAKKSELKAARKLGVLVLVFLICFCPLYTLTWEHYNWITVLVKPFLNILFCFNSCLNPVIYALFYPWFRKAVKLIVTLQILQPGSSETNML, encoded by the exons ATGGAGGTTGAGGACGGAGCCCAGCTCTGCTTTCCACAGTTCCCAAACACCTCCTGCAGGAAGCCCTTGTCTCCTTGGCCCCAAACAGTTACCATTGTGTTCTACTCCATCTCTCTGATTACTGTGACTCTCAACCTGCTCATCATCATCTCTATCTCACACTTCAG gcagctccacacacccaccaacatcctcctcctctctctggctgtctcaGACCTTCTAGTGGGCCTCCTGCTGATGCCGGGAGAAATCTTCCGATCAACATCCTGCTGGTATTTTGGTGACTTTGTGTGTGCTACGCATACTCTTCTTTCAGTCAATATTACCTCAGCCTCAATAGGTGACATGGTGCTCATATCAGTTGACCGTTATGTAGCTATATGTGACCCTCTGCATTACACCACTAAAGTCACTGCGAGAAGAGTTAaattctgtgtttgtctgtgttggcTCTGTTCTGTTTCCTACAGCCTTCTCTTTGTAAAGGATCTTCCGACTCAAACAGATATTGATAAATCCTGCTACGGAGCATGTTTGTTGTTCAGTGATGGCATCTCACTGTTTTTTGATCTTTTAGTTACCTTTATTGTTCCAGTTACTGTCATTGTAGCTCTGTATCTGAGAATATTTGCTGTGGCTGTGTCTCAGGCTCGTGCCATGCGCTCTCACATTACAGCTGTCACACTCCAGCATTCAGTGACTCCAAAGGCAAAGAAATCAGAGCTGAAAGCAGCCAGGAAACTTGGTGTTCTTGTACTTGTGTTTCTAATATGTTTCTGCCCGTTATACACATTAACATGGGAACATTACAACTGGATTACTGTTTTAGTTAAACCCTTTTTAAAcattcttttctgttttaacTCTTGTCTAAACCCTGTGATCTATGCCTTGTTTTACCCCTGGTTTAGAAAAGCAGTTAAACTCATTGTAACTCTTCAGATACTGCAGCCTGGCTCCTCTGAGACCAACATGCTGTAG